TCTTTAAAGAGATGATGGTCCGTGAAGGAGTACGGAGTGAAGGAAATTATTCCATTCaaattcttcttttatttttgaagcTACACTTATAATTCGAATTCTTATTGAgctaatttcaatttaaattaattttaatattaacttgattaaatttaaatgataaagTAGGTTAATTAAATTCTACTAAACctaatccaaatatatatagagataattattttttgtttggtttagtttttataaacaaaaataactaaattggcaaaccaaaccggtttttttaaaaaaagaaccgagaccagttcaaaccgaccggtttgaGTTCAATTcggttttttagaacaaaaaccggTTTAAACCGACAGTTCtgatttggctcggttttttcaatttgacttggttttttccaatttggcttattttttttgtttgggtttggtttgattttttcggtTTCAGGCTTATCAAACTGAACTGAACcggtcagttttttttaaaattctaatcggtttaatcggttttttttcacggttcaattttttcagttatttttttttattttctctgtttaatcaatttttcagTGTTTTTCTCATCTCTATCCAAATCTATCTAAATtaacacaaaataatatttttaaaaaataataataataaattcagaGTAACATCGACCCAACAACCTAACCTAGGGCAATCCATTCTCTACCACTATCCatgttaaaatctcaaaaagttAGCCCAAATAGGTTAATGGAAACACCATTGGATTGGACCATTTGGGATCCATTGGGCCATCCTCTACTCTATTGAACCTCTACTATTCCATCAATCCAAGCCCccccaaagaaaaaacaaaatccataccATTTTCTATAATGCTTCCTTGATCTTGATATATAAggatcaacaacaaaaacactCCCATATTCTCCTTCTCCAGATCTACCAGAAATCACAAATCAGTTACTACAAGAAAGGCAGAGAGacccaagaagaagaagaaaatggcaGGAGCACCAGATCATCTTTTCAATTTGCGTAACAATTTCTATTTAGGAGCATATCAAGCAGCAATCAACACCAGCGACCTCCCCAATCTCTCCCCTGACGACGCCGTTGAGCGTGACTCACTTGTTTATCGTTCTTACATTGCCCTTTCCAGCTACCAGGTTTAAAAagtcttcatcttttttttttttggattttttatcagggttttttttatcttgttgagGAAAGTTGAGaacttttttgtgtttggttgTGTGCAGCTTGTGATTCATGAGATTGATGATGCCGCTGCTACTCCACTTCAGGCTGTGAAACTGCTCGCTTTGTATCTCTCAAGCCCTGAAAACAAGGTCCCATTCTGTTGGATCCGTTGTTGTTTTTtactaagttttttaatttttttttatgatttgttaaGATTCTCgcattattgatttgttttcgtGCTGGTGAGTGAgatctgttttttatttgtggGATTTTAGTTAAGAAAAGATTCTGTTTTGGGGCTCTTAATTTTAGGGAATTCAAGCGTTTAGAGtgtaatgttgttttttagttttggcgAATCGTTTTTGGGTTGAATGATCTGATTTTGCTTAGTTTGGTTCTGGTTATGATTTTGCAAGTTTATGTAAGAGTTGCTGATTAGTGTGTGCAATGTGGGATCCCGGTGGAGTTTCGAGTGATTTGATAAGAATCTGAATACGTGCAAATAATTGAGAGTGTATGCTCAATTTTTCAAGTTCTTAGATCTGCCCATTTGAAAGAATGAAAGAGACAGATAATAAAATTTCCATGGCAAATGTGGTGTGAATCTCACCATTGTGTTGGCTCAATGTATATTCTTATATGTTGATTCTTGTGTTTGCACATGTAGATCTAGAAAGGGAAGCTATGTGTTAATGATCTGTGGATTCTTGGTGCTTGTAACATAAACTGGAAGATATATAAACCCAAATTGCTATGCTTATTTGAGAGTTGCTAAATAGCGTGTTAAAAATGGGATTATGGTAGAGTTTAGGGTGATTTAAAATGAACCATTTGAGAACGgatggttgatttttttatgactgTACGTCTTTGGTTTGAGAAAATATAATCAAACTTTGTTATGGCAAATATTGTGAGAATCTTACACCTGTGTTAGTACAACATGTATTCTTAGATGTTGATTTTTGTGCATTTGTGTGCATGCCTACTTGTTTGCATGTCTAGAAATTAGAAacagaaattgttttttaatgatttggttattttattgtatGTAAGGTGaagtaaaagaaataaaggTCAAGAATGTGTGAAGTCTGTCTTAGTGATTGCTTGTAAATTAAACAGGAATCCACGATTTCAAGCTTGAAAGAGTGGTTGGCTGATTCAGCTATTGCGAACAATGCTATCTTGAGGTTGATTGCTGGAATCATATTCATGCACGAGGAGGATTACAATGAGGCTCTGAAACACACTAATGCTGGAGGCACAATGGAACTGTGAGTTCAATTTGATGTAGAATTGTTTAGCATATTATGCAACTAAACAACTAAACATACCCCTGTTTAGAATGCTTAGCATTTTCTTGGTTCTTGttcattcattaattaaattgttgatgCAGAAATGTTTTTGATATTCTGGTGTATCTACATACACATGTATGTTGTAGGAGTTAGCTTTCTTGGTTTTGTTATGGCACTTATCTGATTTCTTTTCATGTTcgagttaaattgaaaataccATGGACCAAATGATGGGAATTTTCACATACTTAGGCAAGGAAATCCCAGCAGATCATAAATCGCCACATCTGTATGCACATGTCAATGagataaaacaaaattcttgCTGGGTTTGccttttattggtttttaatccTGATGCATACTGTTTCTCCCTTTGCAGACATGCATTGAATGTCCAAATATTCCTCAAGATGCACAGGTCAGACTATGCAGAGAAACAGTTGAGGATCATGCAGCAGATTGATGAGGACCACACACTGACTCAACTTGCAACTGCATGGTTGAATCTGGCAGTT
This is a stretch of genomic DNA from Populus alba chromosome 11, ASM523922v2, whole genome shotgun sequence. It encodes these proteins:
- the LOC118040790 gene encoding coatomer subunit epsilon-1, with translation MAGAPDHLFNLRNNFYLGAYQAAINTSDLPNLSPDDAVERDSLVYRSYIALSSYQLVIHEIDDAAATPLQAVKLLALYLSSPENKESTISSLKEWLADSAIANNAILRLIAGIIFMHEEDYNEALKHTNAGGTMELHALNVQIFLKMHRSDYAEKQLRIMQQIDEDHTLTQLATAWLNLAVGGSKIQEAYLIFQDFSEKYPMTGLILNGKAVCCMHMGNFDEAETLLLEALNKDAKDPETLANLVVCSLHIGKSSSRYLSQLKLSHPDHVLVKRASSAEDNFERAVQSVA